Proteins from a genomic interval of candidate division KSB1 bacterium:
- a CDS encoding ATP-dependent helicase, protein MTWQDNLTPEQQQAVSSTGVHARLLAGPGTGKTLVLTRRILYLVHDIGVTASDILTLTFTRAAAAELRRRITNEFGNGAMPHISTLHSYALSLILQRGARGKLPTPIRIADDFEERFIIEEDLKHIMGLSRVTEARELLNQLSADWERLIADADGYRAPNPQFHGAWQEHRQIFGYTLRAELVYQLKHALEEGIVGIEQKPKHIVVDEYQDLDPCDLAVSKGLTEHGAELYVAGDDDQSIYGFRYADPEGIRRFDKDYTPSVSLDLKECKRCGSQILALANYVANQDPRRLPKTIAPAAEVPSGEVHILNFANQSREADAIAHICQWLVTEQNIQPEQILI, encoded by the coding sequence ATGACTTGGCAAGACAACCTTACACCAGAACAACAACAGGCAGTGTCTTCAACTGGAGTGCATGCAAGACTTCTCGCCGGTCCAGGAACAGGCAAAACTCTCGTACTTACTCGCAGGATTCTCTATCTCGTGCATGACATAGGCGTAACTGCTAGCGACATTCTAACACTGACATTTACACGAGCTGCGGCTGCTGAGCTAAGACGGCGAATTACTAACGAGTTTGGTAATGGGGCAATGCCTCACATTTCTACATTGCACTCTTATGCCCTTAGTCTCATACTACAGCGGGGAGCGCGCGGAAAGCTTCCTACCCCGATTCGCATCGCCGATGATTTCGAGGAACGTTTCATTATCGAAGAGGATTTAAAACACATCATGGGTCTTTCGCGTGTAACTGAGGCGCGTGAACTTCTAAACCAACTTTCTGCTGATTGGGAAAGGTTGATTGCGGATGCAGATGGTTACCGCGCTCCCAATCCACAGTTCCATGGCGCATGGCAGGAACATAGGCAGATTTTTGGATATACCTTACGCGCAGAGCTGGTTTATCAGCTTAAGCACGCTCTTGAAGAAGGGATTGTCGGTATAGAGCAAAAACCCAAACACATTGTCGTTGATGAGTATCAGGATCTTGATCCATGTGACTTGGCAGTTAGCAAAGGCTTGACCGAACATGGTGCAGAGCTGTATGTAGCAGGAGATGATGACCAGAGCATATACGGATTTCGATATGCTGATCCAGAAGGCATTCGACGCTTTGACAAGGATTACACGCCCTCTGTCTCACTTGACCTCAAGGAATGCAAGCGGTGCGGCTCACAAATACTAGCTCTCGCTAATTACGTCGCTAATCAGGACCCCCGTCGTCTTCCCAAGACTATTGCTCCAGCCGCCGAGGTGCCTTCAGGTGAAGTTCACATTCTCAATTTTGCTAACCAGAGTAGAGAAGCTGACGCGATCGCGCATATATGCCAATGGCTTGTGACAGAGCAGAATATTCAACCTGAGCAGATTCTGATTTAG
- a CDS encoding BREX-1 system adenine-specific DNA-methyltransferase PglX has protein sequence MPLTFLGHRIRCGDSLVGMIDLARLKEGVPDEAYRPLSGDDRQVARQAARSNRNARQVHEQQLETALDDGLGQELQAYAMESSELAKVSQDSLARVQSVEQIYQNMRGGGSSYERLKKAADLWTAAFFTPLTKENVTRIAITRYVRQCMENPQTPDGRVTGGAEGLATEHAFFHWPLEFPEVFLPSPSGRAPRGEGAGFDVILGNPPFMGGLRISGNFGEPYRKWLEYAFAPFGGTADLCAAFFRRAFSLLRRGGRLGMIATNTLGQGDTRESGLAVILQQGGQIHFAQRFVKWPGQASVEVNLVALSRPPLPLGEGLGVRALPFSTAASMTSPNANPPA, from the coding sequence ATGCCGCTCACCTTCCTCGGCCACCGCATTCGCTGTGGCGACTCACTTGTGGGTATGATCGACTTGGCACGCCTCAAAGAAGGGGTGCCGGACGAGGCGTATAGGCCGCTCTCCGGCGATGACCGCCAGGTGGCGCGCCAGGCGGCGCGGAGCAACCGCAACGCGCGGCAGGTGCATGAGCAGCAACTCGAGACGGCCTTGGACGACGGCCTGGGCCAGGAGCTGCAGGCCTATGCGATGGAGAGTAGCGAGCTGGCCAAGGTGAGCCAGGACTCGCTGGCGCGGGTACAGAGCGTCGAACAAATCTACCAGAATATGCGCGGCGGGGGCTCGTCGTACGAACGCCTGAAAAAGGCTGCCGACCTGTGGACGGCCGCGTTCTTCACGCCGCTGACCAAAGAAAACGTGACGCGTATCGCCATCACGCGTTACGTTCGCCAATGCATGGAGAACCCGCAGACGCCGGACGGCCGGGTGACTGGTGGGGCTGAGGGGCTGGCCACCGAACACGCCTTCTTCCACTGGCCGCTGGAGTTTCCGGAGGTCTTTCTCCCCTCTCCCTCTGGCAGAGCGCCCCGGGGTGAGGGGGCCGGCTTCGATGTCATCCTCGGCAACCCGCCCTTCATGGGCGGGCTGCGCATCAGCGGCAACTTCGGCGAACCCTACCGCAAGTGGCTGGAATATGCCTTTGCGCCCTTCGGCGGCACCGCCGACCTGTGCGCCGCCTTCTTCCGCCGCGCCTTCAGCCTGCTGCGCCGCGGCGGACGGCTGGGCATGATTGCCACCAACACCCTCGGCCAGGGCGACACCCGCGAAAGCGGCCTGGCGGTCATCCTCCAACAGGGCGGGCAGATACACTTTGCCCAGCGCTTCGTCAAATGGCCCGGCCAGGCCAGCGTCGAAGTCAACCTCGTCGCCCTGAGTCGCCCCCCTCTCCCTTTGGGAGAGGGGCTGGGGGTGAGGGCGCTCCCGTTCTCGACTGCCGCCTCGATGACCAGCCCGAACGCGAACCCGCCCGCCTGA
- a CDS encoding ATP-binding protein, which yields MRWQDTSSIRARLAQMLSDSLVAPLPAATPRRVHTRVWLPGKATAVIGMRRAGKTTFLHQLRRERMEQGVPRERLPYINFEDERLAGIEASRLHTLVEEYYRLFPAFRGRETVSWFLDEIHTVPGWERFVRRLIDTEKVEICVSGSSAALLSREVATSMRGRGWEVVIYPFSFAEYLCHHQRPVPSRLDLLSSVERSELDHALRDYLRVGGFPEAQGLDEPERFALLQQYVDLAVLRGVMERRGLTQVVALRWLVRHLLGNPGGSFSAEKFYRDLKSQGIAVSRDTLHQMVSSLEDCFLVRICWLDTASERRRMVNPRKVYPVDMGLIPVFDRMGKANVGHALETAVRIELERWGMEVSYVRTATGEEVDFVARRPGAKPHLIQVCAELASADTVQREVQALQAAAAEYPGASLHLVTLTTDALPELPAHVQVHSAALWLLGEMLG from the coding sequence ATGCGCTGGCAAGACACATCCTCCATCAGGGCGCGCCTGGCGCAAATGCTGAGCGATTCGTTGGTGGCGCCTTTGCCGGCGGCTACTCCGCGCCGGGTGCACACGCGGGTCTGGTTGCCCGGCAAGGCCACGGCGGTCATCGGCATGCGTCGGGCGGGCAAGACGACCTTTCTCCATCAGTTGCGGCGCGAACGCATGGAGCAAGGAGTGCCCCGCGAGCGCCTGCCCTACATCAACTTCGAGGACGAGCGGCTGGCCGGTATCGAAGCCAGCCGCCTGCACACGCTGGTTGAGGAGTACTATCGGCTGTTCCCCGCCTTCCGCGGCAGAGAGACGGTGAGTTGGTTCCTTGACGAGATCCACACGGTGCCTGGCTGGGAGCGTTTCGTGCGCCGACTCATCGATACCGAAAAGGTGGAAATCTGTGTGAGCGGTTCATCGGCGGCACTGCTGAGTCGGGAAGTGGCCACAAGCATGCGCGGCCGCGGCTGGGAGGTGGTCATCTATCCGTTCAGCTTCGCCGAGTACCTTTGTCACCATCAGCGCCCCGTGCCCAGTCGGTTGGACCTGTTGAGCTCTGTCGAGCGCTCTGAGCTTGACCATGCCTTGCGCGACTACCTGCGCGTTGGTGGTTTCCCCGAGGCGCAGGGGTTAGACGAGCCTGAGCGCTTTGCCCTGTTGCAGCAGTATGTGGACCTGGCCGTGCTCCGCGGCGTGATGGAGCGCCGTGGTCTGACGCAGGTGGTGGCCTTGCGCTGGCTGGTGCGGCACCTCTTGGGGAATCCGGGCGGGTCGTTCAGCGCGGAAAAGTTCTACCGCGACTTGAAATCACAAGGCATAGCGGTGTCGCGGGACACGCTGCACCAAATGGTCTCGTCGCTTGAGGATTGCTTTCTGGTGCGCATCTGCTGGCTGGACACCGCATCCGAGCGCCGGCGTATGGTGAACCCGCGCAAGGTCTATCCGGTGGACATGGGCCTGATTCCGGTCTTTGACCGCATGGGCAAAGCCAATGTCGGCCATGCACTGGAGACGGCAGTGAGAATTGAGTTGGAGCGCTGGGGGATGGAAGTGAGCTATGTGCGCACTGCCACTGGCGAGGAGGTAGATTTTGTGGCGCGCCGCCCCGGCGCCAAGCCCCATTTGATTCAGGTGTGCGCCGAACTGGCCAGTGCGGACACGGTGCAACGCGAGGTACAGGCATTGCAGGCTGCGGCCGCAGAGTACCCCGGGGCCAGTCTGCATCTGGTCACCCTTACCACCGACGCGCTGCCGGAGTTGCCTGCCCATGTTCAGGTTCATTCGGCAGCGCTGTGGTTGCTGGGCGAAATGCTTGGCTAA
- a CDS encoding DEAD/DEAH box helicase, which produces MRSLGRISIRPRVYQFVPLLMALRLDPVRFFIADDVGVGKTIEALLVARALRDRGAIGSFCVLCRPYLCEHWEAELRTKFNLEAAVVRSGTVGSLERRVPRGRTIYEHFPILVISLDWVKSDRNKHLFLRFCPDLVIVDEVHGAAEAAGRSRNQQERHRLLCEIAEDPRRHLILLTATPHSGIEEAFRSLLGLLRPEFRHWNLSELSEPQRSELAKHFVQRTRKDIEQGWDGQRCFPGRDSSDLTYQLSAPYRQLFTQTYHFCSEIVRSGANLEQLRRRVRYWAALALLRCVMSSPAAALAALEARAKRQGEREPDSEEEGEFSPSVFESDVDRTDDEVPIPPVAAAEQTLQEDERRKLRELSRLAQALHSSQEDTKLARCQEAVGRLVAEGFHPIVWCRYVATAEYVGEHLRKVLPEEVQVVTITGRIGDDEREARIREIEPDRPRVLVATDCLSEGINLQDKFSAVMHYDLPWNPNRLEQREGRVDRYGQTCPRVKAIRFYGQDNPVDGVLIDVLLNKARQIRQTLGTHVPVPEESESVIEAVLNALFFRRRALDKPAQLRLFELEDVTALHHTWDQEAERERINRTRFAQRALKPQEVQRELEATDSVLGDPEAVRTFVLAAAQRLGLAIAEDKRVPDVFRISIAPESTQRLPDAIRFALPEPPKGSTRSRPQ; this is translated from the coding sequence TTGCGCTCCTTGGGCCGCATCTCCATTCGGCCGCGTGTCTATCAGTTCGTGCCGCTGCTCATGGCCCTGCGCCTGGACCCGGTGCGCTTTTTCATCGCCGATGACGTAGGCGTGGGCAAAACCATCGAGGCCTTGCTCGTGGCCCGCGCACTGCGCGACCGCGGCGCAATTGGCAGTTTCTGTGTGCTTTGCCGGCCGTATTTGTGTGAGCACTGGGAGGCGGAACTGCGCACGAAATTCAACCTCGAGGCAGCAGTCGTTCGTTCCGGGACGGTGGGGAGCCTGGAGCGGCGCGTGCCACGGGGCAGGACTATCTACGAGCACTTCCCAATTCTCGTCATCAGCCTCGATTGGGTGAAGAGCGACCGCAACAAGCACCTCTTCCTGCGCTTCTGCCCAGACCTGGTTATCGTCGACGAGGTGCACGGTGCCGCCGAGGCCGCCGGACGCAGCCGCAACCAGCAGGAGCGCCACCGCCTCCTGTGTGAAATTGCCGAAGATCCCCGGCGCCACCTTATCCTGCTGACCGCCACACCGCACAGCGGCATCGAAGAGGCGTTCCGCTCGCTCCTCGGCCTGCTGAGACCGGAGTTTCGCCACTGGAACCTGTCCGAGCTCTCCGAACCGCAGCGCAGCGAGCTTGCTAAGCACTTTGTGCAGCGCACCCGCAAGGACATTGAACAAGGCTGGGACGGTCAGCGCTGCTTCCCAGGGCGCGATTCCTCGGACTTGACCTACCAGCTTTCGGCCCCTTATCGCCAGCTTTTTACCCAGACGTACCACTTCTGTTCCGAGATCGTGCGCAGCGGTGCGAACTTGGAACAGCTTAGGCGCAGGGTACGGTATTGGGCGGCGTTGGCCCTTCTCCGTTGCGTGATGTCCAGCCCGGCGGCAGCGCTGGCCGCTCTGGAGGCGCGTGCCAAGAGACAGGGGGAGAGGGAACCAGACAGCGAAGAAGAGGGCGAATTCAGCCCATCGGTGTTCGAATCCGACGTCGACCGCACCGACGATGAGGTTCCGATCCCGCCAGTGGCGGCAGCGGAACAGACGCTCCAGGAGGATGAACGTCGCAAACTGCGCGAGCTTAGCCGCCTTGCCCAGGCTCTGCACAGCTCGCAAGAGGACACCAAGCTCGCCCGCTGCCAGGAGGCTGTAGGCCGCCTCGTCGCCGAAGGTTTTCACCCCATCGTCTGGTGCCGTTATGTGGCCACCGCCGAGTATGTGGGCGAGCACCTGCGCAAGGTCCTGCCTGAGGAAGTGCAGGTGGTGACCATCACCGGCCGCATCGGCGACGACGAGCGCGAGGCACGCATTAGGGAAATCGAGCCCGATCGCCCGCGCGTTCTGGTAGCCACAGACTGCCTGAGTGAAGGGATCAACCTCCAAGACAAGTTCAGCGCGGTGATGCACTATGATTTGCCCTGGAACCCCAACCGGCTGGAACAGCGAGAGGGCCGGGTGGACCGCTATGGCCAGACCTGCCCGCGGGTGAAAGCCATCCGCTTCTACGGCCAGGACAATCCGGTTGACGGCGTCCTTATCGACGTGCTGCTGAACAAGGCGCGCCAAATCCGCCAGACCCTCGGCACGCACGTCCCGGTGCCGGAGGAGAGCGAGAGCGTCATCGAGGCAGTGCTGAATGCCCTCTTTTTCCGGCGAAGGGCACTGGACAAGCCCGCGCAACTGCGGCTTTTCGAGCTCGAGGACGTAACCGCCCTGCACCATACATGGGACCAGGAGGCCGAACGAGAGCGCATCAATCGCACGCGCTTTGCTCAGCGGGCGCTGAAGCCGCAGGAGGTGCAAAGGGAACTGGAGGCCACCGATAGCGTCCTGGGTGACCCCGAAGCGGTGCGTACCTTCGTGCTCGCCGCTGCCCAGCGCCTCGGTCTGGCCATTGCCGAGGACAAGAGGGTGCCTGACGTGTTCCGCATCAGCATTGCCCCAGAGAGCACGCAGAGATTGCCGGACGCCATCCGTTTTGCCCTGCCCGAGCCGCCCAAAGGCAGCACCCGCTCCAGACCGCAATAG
- a CDS encoding DEAD/DEAH box helicase — protein sequence MNIFDLHEAVLRDYRDFVRSFLLIADARARAFVDEAFDRETTFWPDPLVQVSPAYASGPTVDELLAEGLLVAETARIFRNKDGAPFLLYRHQEMAIRKVQRGESIVVTSGTGSGKTLCYFLPIFDNLLRQATRAPGTPALVVYPMNALVNSQHASLERLKAKYEERTGRRFPLTFAKYTGETPDDQREQMRTQPPQIVLTNYVMAELMLVRPEDESLLPRGGGALRFLVFDELHTYRGRQGADVAMLIRRLKERCASTNLVHVGTSATMAAHPQASPEERRQAVADFATRFFGHPFTADNIVEETLEPFTPGGPPSAEELKRRLAQGQGLTEDLEAFRRDPLVRWVEYEMGLEPLVEGGLRRRMPSSLKQTAARLAALVDAPQQICEQQLRQVFARGGDLVRKGGGRALAFKLHQFLGQGRTVYATLQGADRRAFSLEGQIQASQGRLFVPIKFCRHCGQDYYHVLRTADSFFPHPVGIASEDQEGKPGFLMLAPQEDWSEDLLPEEWRYPNGRLRPTWKERVPTPLWVFPGGSFSVTAVPGAQKMWWQGGGFYLCLSCGEFYTDREREFTKLATLSSEARSSATTVLATSLLRHAARTKAAQQKLLTFTDNRQDASLQAGHFNDFVQVGLLQAALYARCARGARCAPTK from the coding sequence ATGAACATCTTCGACCTTCATGAGGCGGTCCTGAGGGATTATCGTGACTTTGTCCGCTCGTTTCTGCTCATTGCGGACGCGCGGGCGCGCGCCTTTGTCGACGAGGCCTTTGACCGGGAAACGACCTTTTGGCCGGATCCGCTCGTGCAGGTGAGCCCGGCATACGCATCTGGGCCCACGGTGGACGAACTGCTGGCCGAGGGGTTGCTTGTGGCGGAAACCGCCCGCATCTTTCGCAACAAGGATGGTGCGCCATTCCTGCTCTACCGCCATCAGGAGATGGCCATCCGCAAAGTACAACGGGGTGAAAGCATCGTGGTCACCAGCGGCACCGGTTCGGGCAAGACACTCTGCTACTTCCTGCCGATCTTTGACAACCTGCTGCGGCAGGCGACTCGAGCTCCAGGAACGCCGGCGTTGGTCGTCTATCCCATGAACGCGTTGGTGAACTCCCAGCACGCCTCGCTGGAACGCCTCAAGGCCAAGTACGAAGAGCGCACTGGCCGGCGCTTTCCCCTCACCTTTGCCAAGTACACCGGCGAGACCCCCGATGACCAGCGCGAACAGATGCGCACGCAGCCGCCGCAAATTGTGCTCACCAACTATGTGATGGCAGAGCTGATGCTGGTGCGCCCAGAGGACGAGAGCTTGCTCCCTCGCGGAGGCGGTGCCCTGCGCTTCTTAGTGTTTGACGAATTGCACACTTATCGTGGCCGGCAAGGGGCGGATGTGGCCATGCTCATCCGACGCCTCAAGGAGCGTTGTGCAAGCACAAACCTGGTGCACGTAGGCACCAGCGCGACGATGGCAGCCCACCCGCAGGCCAGCCCCGAGGAGCGAAGGCAGGCCGTTGCTGACTTTGCGACGCGATTCTTCGGGCATCCGTTCACTGCGGACAACATCGTGGAGGAGACGCTGGAGCCCTTTACGCCGGGTGGCCCACCTTCCGCAGAAGAGCTGAAGCGGCGCCTGGCCCAGGGCCAAGGCCTGACAGAAGACCTGGAGGCATTTCGCCGGGACCCGCTGGTCCGCTGGGTGGAATACGAGATGGGGTTGGAACCCCTGGTGGAGGGTGGCCTGCGGCGGCGCATGCCGAGCTCCTTGAAGCAGACCGCGGCGCGACTCGCCGCGCTCGTGGACGCGCCTCAGCAGATCTGCGAGCAGCAGTTGCGCCAGGTGTTCGCGCGTGGCGGCGACCTGGTGCGCAAAGGAGGGGGGCGAGCATTGGCTTTCAAGTTGCACCAGTTCCTCGGACAGGGGCGAACCGTGTACGCGACACTGCAGGGCGCTGACCGCCGCGCATTCTCCCTTGAGGGACAGATTCAGGCAAGCCAGGGCCGCCTCTTTGTGCCCATCAAGTTCTGTCGCCACTGCGGGCAGGACTACTACCATGTGCTGCGCACCGCGGACAGCTTCTTCCCTCACCCGGTGGGGATCGCCAGCGAGGACCAGGAGGGGAAGCCTGGTTTCTTGATGCTCGCGCCACAGGAAGACTGGAGCGAGGATCTGCTCCCCGAAGAGTGGCGTTACCCGAACGGCAGGCTGCGCCCCACCTGGAAGGAGCGAGTGCCAACCCCACTGTGGGTCTTCCCGGGTGGGTCCTTTTCCGTCACCGCGGTCCCTGGGGCCCAGAAGATGTGGTGGCAGGGGGGTGGTTTTTACCTCTGTCTGAGTTGCGGCGAGTTTTACACCGACCGAGAACGGGAGTTTACCAAGTTAGCAACCCTTTCCAGCGAGGCGCGCTCCAGCGCAACGACGGTACTTGCCACTTCTCTGTTGCGCCATGCCGCACGCACAAAGGCCGCGCAGCAGAAGCTTCTCACCTTTACCGACAATCGGCAAGATGCCTCTCTGCAGGCGGGCCACTTCAACGATTTCGTGCAGGTAGGGCTCTTACAGGCCGCCTTGTACGCGCGCTGCGCAAGAGGAGCCCGCTGCGCTCCGACGAAGTAG
- a CDS encoding N-6 DNA methylase, giving the protein MLWKVLSDEKLAGLLGAAPLNGELFAELDLDAATISNRDLLEAFRFLAYYQESASSPPRRVNYGALDTEELGSVYESLLDYYPAVTSDAAGRPSFELRPGSERKSTGSYYTAPELVAELVRSALEPVLAERLKQAKTRDDKEEAVLSLRVLDPACGSGHFLLAAARRLGKELARIRTGEQEPTPEQVRPATRDVIARCIYGVDKNPLAVELCRLALWLEAIARVCRSPSSATAFAVATHLWV; this is encoded by the coding sequence GTGCTCTGGAAGGTCCTCTCCGACGAGAAGTTGGCCGGTCTCCTCGGTGCTGCCCCTCTCAACGGGGAGTTGTTCGCCGAGCTGGACCTCGACGCCGCAACCATCAGCAATCGCGACCTGCTGGAGGCCTTCCGCTTCCTGGCCTACTACCAGGAGAGCGCATCGAGCCCACCGCGCCGCGTCAACTATGGCGCGCTGGATACCGAAGAACTCGGCTCGGTCTATGAGAGTTTGCTCGATTACTACCCGGCCGTGACCTCCGATGCCGCCGGGCGGCCGAGCTTCGAACTGAGGCCCGGCTCGGAGCGTAAATCCACCGGCTCCTACTACACGGCGCCAGAACTGGTGGCAGAACTCGTCCGTTCGGCGCTGGAACCGGTGCTGGCAGAGCGATTGAAGCAGGCCAAGACTCGTGACGACAAAGAAGAAGCCGTTCTCTCCCTGCGGGTGCTCGATCCTGCGTGTGGCTCTGGCCACTTTCTGCTGGCCGCCGCCCGCCGCTTAGGGAAGGAACTGGCGCGCATCCGCACCGGCGAGCAGGAGCCGACGCCGGAACAGGTGCGGCCTGCCACCCGCGACGTCATCGCCCGCTGCATCTACGGCGTGGACAAGAACCCGCTGGCCGTAGAGCTCTGCCGCTTGGCCCTCTGGTTAGAAGCCATTGCCCGGGTATGCCGCTCACCTTCCTCGGCCACCGCATTCGCTGTGGCGACTCACTTGTGGGTATGA